From one Lolium rigidum isolate FL_2022 chromosome 4, APGP_CSIRO_Lrig_0.1, whole genome shotgun sequence genomic stretch:
- the LOC124648573 gene encoding basic salivary proline-rich protein 3-like encodes MAGKMDQTMIIVSGIVGSLGVLSAILGFSAEGTKLTGLDLVSAYGVCFYPQNPALALGVCAAIFLIIAQVVFAVGGGCCGCCKSRAMPSETSRIIGLVCAIVSWISAVIAFALFVRGAASNATGARDATILGQCYVLKEGIFAGAAVLTLAATALALTSYILLRRQPDAAAAGPKAQLPVSAAGISMGQPQFPQQSPPQGYGQAPPPNYPQYSPPAQGTYGQAPNGQFPPPAQGYGGHSPNQQFPPPAQVYGGHALNQQFPSPPPAQGYGQAPPPQGYEQVQEGPEVAAEVAEGETDGGAWTSEPV; translated from the exons ATGGCCGGGAAAATGGATCAGACGATGATCATCGTGTCCGGGATCGTGGGTTCTCTAGGGGTACTGAGCGCCATTCTGGGGTTCTCCGCCGAGGGCACAAAGCTTACT GGTTTGGACTTGGTGTCGGCCTATGGGGTGTGCTTTTATCCTCAGAATCCGGCCCTGGCGCTTGGGGTCTGCGCGGCCATCTTCCTGATAATTGCCCAAGTCGTCTTCGCCGTCGGCGGCGGCTGCTGTGGCTGCTGCAAGTCCCGCGCCATGCCCTCCGAGACCAGCCGGATCATCGGCCTCGTCTGCGCCATCGTCTCATG GATCTCGGCGGTGATCGCGTTCGCGCTGTTCGTTCGGGGCGCGGCGTCGAACGCAACCGGGGCGCGGGACGCGACGATACTCGGGCAGTGCTACGTCCTCAAGGAGGGCATCTTCGCCGGCGCAGCGGTGCTCACGCTCGCCGCCACGGCCCTCGCGCTCACCTCCTACATCCTGCTCCGCAGGCAGccggacgctgccgccgccgggccGAAGGCACAGCTTCCAGTGAGCGCGGCCGGGATCTCGATGGGGCAGCCGCAGTTCCCGCAGCAGTCTCCTCCCCAGGGGTACGGACAGGCGCCACCGCCGAACTACCCGCAGTACTCACCGCCGGCCCAGGGTACGTACGGGCAGGCGCCCAACGGACAGTTCCCTCCTCCTGCACAAGGCTATGGAGGACACTCGCCGAACCAGCAGTTCCCTCCTCCTGCTCAGGTCTACGGAGGACACGCGCTAAACCAACAGTTcccttcgcctcctcctgctcaAGGCTATGGA CAGGCCCCGCCTCCTCAAGGGTATGAGCAGGTGCAGGAAGGACCCGAGGTCGCTGCTGAAGTCGCCGAGGGTGAGACTGATGGCGGTGCCTGGACATCGGAGCCTGTGTAG
- the LOC124648574 gene encoding uncharacterized protein LOC124648574, which yields MDQKRMIVLAVVVSLWVLSAILGFSAEGTKLTSSDVLWYYGQCYYPAKPARGLGVCATIFLIIAQIIFAVVGGCCGFCHSRAIPAEKNRIIGVVCAVASWIAAVIAFALLAAGAAANAQGWRDGHSYGLCDVPRGGIFASGAVLTLAAMALGITSYLMLGTQTVAAAAPNTGAGEQVPAAAAPNKVGDEPRPAAAAGIAMGKPQVPQQPRPPQDYGQAPPPKFTQQPRPQGLGQAPPPKFLQKPRPPKYQQSSAPPQVSHHLVDPTSPTLVVIALLE from the exons ATGGACCAGAAGAGGATGATTGTGCTCGCGGTCGTGGTTTCTCTCTGGGTGCTGAGTGCCATCCTGGGGTTCTCCGCCGAAGGCACAAAGCTCACC TCTTCGGACGTTCTGTGGTACTACGGGCAGTGCTACTATCCGGCTAAGCCGGCGCGGGGGCTAGGGGTCTGCGCGACCATCTTCCTGATAATTGCTCAGATCATCTTCGCGGTCGTCGGCGGCTGCTGCGGATTCTGCCACTCCCGCGCCATCCCCGCCGAGAAGAACCGGATCATCGGCGTCGTCTGCGCCGTCGCCTCATG GATCGCGGCCGTCATCGCGTTCGCGCTGCTCGCCGCGGGCGCGGCGGCGAACGCCCAGGGTTGGCGGGATGGCCACTCGTACGGGCTGTGCGACGTCCCCAGGGGCGGCATCTTCGCCAGTGGGGCCGTGCTCACGCTCGCCGCCATGGCCCTAGGGATCACCTCCTACCTCATGCTCGGTACCCAGACGGTCGCAGCGGCCGCGCCAAATACGGGAGCCGGCGAGCAGgtgccggcggccgccgcgccaAATAAGGTAGGAGACGAGCcgcggccggcggccgccgccgggaTCGCCATGGGGAAGCCACAAGTCCCGCAACAGCCTCGTCCTCCCCAGGATTACGGGCAGGCGCCGCCGCCCAAGTTCACGCAGCAGCCTCGTCCCCAGGGATTAGgacaggcgccgccgccaaagttCCTGCAGAAGCCTCGTCCTCCAAAGTACCAGCAGTCCTCAGCTCCTCCCCAGG